Part of the Streptomyces europaeiscabiei genome is shown below.
CGGGCCGTCTCCGGCACGGCGACCGCCGTCCTCGCCCTGCCCGAGTTCGTCGTCGCCGTAGCCCTGGTCCTGGTGCTGTCCCTGTGGACCGGCTGGCTGCCCGCCGTCACCCTCACCGGCGCCGACGGCACCCCCGCCTCCTGGGACATGCTCGTGCTGCCCGCCCTCGCCCTGACCATCCCCCAGGCCGGCTGGAACATCCGGATCGTGCGCGCGGCCCTCGCCGACGAGGCCCGTGCCCCGCACGTGGAGACAGCCGTCCTCGACGGACTGCCGCCCCGCCGCGTCCTCACCCACCATGTGCTCCCCGGTGCCCTGCCCGCCATCGCCGCGGGCCTGGCCACCTCCACCGGCATGCTGCTGGGCGGCGCCGTCGTGGTGGAGACCATCTTCAACTACCCGGGCATCGGCTCCGTGCTGGCCTCCGCGGTCAGCGACCGCGACAGCCCGGTCATCGCCGGGGTCACGGCGCTCTCCGGCGCCGTCATCACCGCAGTGCTGCTCCTGGCCGACCTGGTCCGGGACCTGGCGACGGGAGTCCGACGGTGACCGTCAAAGCCGCCCTGCGGATCACCCCGGCCCTGCTCCTCATCGGCCTCGCCCTCCTCGGCCCCTGGATCGCCCCGCACGCCGTGGACGCACCGGTGACCGCTCCCTACGCGACCCCCGACTCCGCAGCGGTCCTCGGCGGCGACCAACTCGGCCGTGACGTCCTCAGCCGACTGCTGGCCGGCGGCCGCGACCTGGTCCTGTCGTCCCTGCTCGTCGCGGTCCTGGTCACCGGCACCGCCGCGGTGCTCGGCGCGATCGGCGCCGTACGACCCCTCGTCGGACGGCTCGTGGAACGCGCAGCCGACGTACTGATGCTGCTGCCTGCCGTGCTCGGCATCCTCCTCGTCACCCTGTCCTGGCCCGACGGCGGCCGCTTCGCCGTCATCGCAGCCGCCGTCGTCCTGGGCGTGCCGTACGCCGTCCGGCTCGCGGCGAGCGCGGCGACCCCCATCGCCGAGGCCGGATACGTCGAAGCGGCGGCCGCCGGCGGAGAGCGCCTCTGGTACCTGGTCGTCCGCGAGATCCTGCCCAACCTGCGCGCCACCCTGCTGGCCCTGTTCGGGCTGCGGTTCGTCGCCGCCGTCTACCTCGTCGCCACGGCCGGCTTCCTCCAGGTCGGCCCCCAACCACCCGCCGCCGACTGGGCGTTGATGATCCGCGAGAACTCCTCCGGCCTCCTCCTCAACCCCTGGTCCGTCGTCGCCCCCAGCATCGCCATCGGCCTGCTCGCCCTGAGCGTCAACCTCGCGGCCGCCACCCTCGCCCCCCAGACCGGCCGGAAGGCGGTGACCGTCCTGTGAGCCACACCCGCGACCGGTACGCGAAACCGGAGGGACTGCCGAGCGACACCCCCGCGATCCGGGTCGCGAACCTCACGGTGGCCACGCCCGACGGCCGACACCTGCTGGGGGACGCGTCCCTGACCGTCCACCCCGGCCGGCTCGTCGCCCTCACCGGCCCCTCGGGCGCAGGCAAGACCACCCTGCTGCGCGCGCTGACCGGCCTGCTGCCGCCCGGCACGACCCGCACCGGGGGCCAAGTGAACGTCCTCGGCCACGACGTCTTCGCCCTCACCGACCGGGAACTGCGCACTCTGCGCGGCATCCGACTCGCCTACGTCGGGCAGGACCCCGGCTCCGGCCTCAACCCCCGGATGCGTGTCCGCAGCCTGGTCCGCGAACTCGCGGCCGACCGCAGCCCCGAGACGGTGGCCGCGCTCCTCGCCGAGGTCCGCCTCCCGGACGACGGCCTCCTGGCTGCCCGCCGCCCCGGCGCCCTCTCCGGAGGACAGCAGCGCCGCGTTGCCCTCGCCCGGGCGCTGGCACGCCGCCCCGACGTCCTCCTCCTGGACGAGCCGACCGCGGGACTTCACCCCGAACTCCGGGACGAGATCGGCGAGTTGCTGCGCCACCTCGCCCGCGAACACCATCTGGCCGTCGCCTTCTCCTGTCACGACCCGGCCGTGGTCGAGCGCTTCGCGGACGACATCGTGGAACTCGGCACGCGACCGCCCCCGCCGAACCCCGCGCCCGCGATACCTGCCGCCGCCCCTTCGGCCCCGGAGCGCCGACCGGCCCTCGAAGTACGGAATCTGCACGTGGCGTTCCGCGGAACGCCCGCGCTCACCGGCGTCGACCTCACCGTCGCCCCCGGCTCCGCGGTCGGCATCGTGGGCGTCTCCGGCTCAGGCAAGACCACCCTGGTCCGGACCGCGGTAGGACTCCAGCGCAGCACCTCCGGCACGATCCACCTGTCCGGCGCCCTCTTGAGCACCGGCCTGCGCGGCCGGACGCGCGAACAGCGACGCGGACTGCAACTCGTCACGCAGAACCCCCTCGGCGCGCTGAACCCGAGCCGCACCGTCGGTGCCGCCGTGGGCCGCCCACTGCGGCTGCACCGCCGCCGCGCATCCAGGGAGGTCGGTGAACGAGTGGCCGACCTTCTGGAACAGGTCGGCCTGCCGCCCGCCTTCGCCGCCCGCTACCCGCACGAACTGTCCGGCGGACAGCGCCAGCGCGTCGCCATCGCGCGAGCGCTGGCCGCCGAGCCGGAGGTGCTGATGTGCGACGAGATCACCTCCGCGCTGGACCCCGACACGGGTCACGCGATCATGGACCTCCTTGCCGAGTTGCGCGAGCGGCATGGCACGACCCTCATCCTCATCAGTCACGACCTGCACCTCATCGCCGACCGCACGGACACCGTCGTCGTCCTGGAGGCGGGCCGTGTGGTGGAGTCCGGCCGCACGACCGACGTCTTCACCGCCGCGCAGCACGCGGCGACACAGTCACTGCTGGGTACGTCCGCGTCCGCGCCGTAGCCGCGACTGGGAGCCCGGCGATGCGGATACGGCCGCCAGTGACGATCCGCTGCATCGGCCGACTCCGCAATGCGCTGGGCGGGACCGTCCTTACAGGGTGCCATGCAGAGTTCCGGCAGGTCAGCGGAGACTGGACGGGAGGTCGGGCACCGTGACGGGACGGAGCACGGTGAGAGCCTCTTCCTGGCGAGCCATCATCGCAAAGGGGAACCTGTCGACTTCCAGGCAGAGTTCGACATCGTCCGGGTGGTATCCGCTGCGCAGCCCACCGGCAAGATCGGCCGCGGCCCGAGAATTCCTCGCGCGCCGGAGGTAGGGGGCCGCCTCGACATCGCCTCCGGCCATACATCGGCCGATGTATTCGGCGCAGGCCAGGTCCTCGTCGGCCTTGCCTCCCTCGCCGGTGACAACGAACGTCACCGGGCCGGAATCCTTGGTTCGCAGGAACCGCGCGGTCGGGCCGGCCACCACGAAGCTCGCGCACAGGACCAGCGGTGCGTTCGCGACGGCCAGCGCGCCCACGGTTCCTGCCGTCGTCTTCTGCACCAGCGTGCGGCCGGCGAAATCGCGTGACCTGAGCAGGCCGGGTGAGTTCACCGCGTCGAAGCCCGGCGCCGGAGCTCCGTCCTTCAAGGCCAGCCAACCCGAACGGCTCTCCTTCAAGGCAAGCGCCTCGCTCTCCGTCGAGGCCAGGACGATCCTCTCGACGCCACGCGAGAAGGCCCAGGCAGCCACGGTGAAGGCGCGCATGACGTCGATGACGACAGCAACACGGGGAACACCGGTCAACTCCGGGATGCCAACGAAGTGATGGTCCATCACACCATTCTGACGCCCCTGGATCATCTGCAGAAAACGATTTGATCAGGCTGCGGTCGGGGGACGGTCAGCGAGGCGCTTGTGGAGCGAGCCGGATCCCGTCCGATCGGACGCGGATGCGCACCGCGCGGGGTGCCGGTTCACGGGGAGGCGGGGGAAGGGCTCACGGATCCGGGGGCCGTCGCCGTCGGGCGCCGCACGCACTGTGCCGTCTGAACCGTGCTGTCGTGTCGGCGTCCGGGTGGGCATCGCGGACACTGGACAGCAGGAGAGGGGAGGCCGACCATGCTGACCGTAGTCCGTGAACAGCTGGGCGAAGCCCTGTTCCGCCGCGTCGCGGGCCCCGACGGGCCGGCGACGCGTACCCGCATCCATGACACCCCGGGCCCGCGCTGGTTCGGTCCGGACCGCCCGATCCGCACGGTTCACGGTGACGCCTCGATGTTCATCGGTGGGCTGAGCGCTCTGCTGCTGCAGTCCCTGCATCCGCTCGCCATGGCCGCGGTGGCCGGGCATTCCGGGTATCGCGGCGATCCCTGGGGCCGACTGCAGCGCACCAGCACTTTCCTGGCCGTGACGACCTACGGCACCGCCGCGGACGCCCAGCGGGCGGTCGACCACGTCCGTGGCATCCACGAGCGGATTCGAGGGACGACGGCCGAGGGCGTGCCGTACCACGCGGCCGATCCGCATCTGCTCGGCTGGGTGCACGCTGCCGAGACGGACAGTTTTCTGCGTGCCCACGAGCGCTTCGGAGCCCGCCCGCTGGACGACGCGGGCTACGACGCCTACGTGGCCGACACGGCGTGCGTCGCCGCGGCGCTGGGGGTGAGCGACCCACCGGGCGACCGCCGCGAGCTCTCCGCGCGCCTGACGGCCTACCGACACGAACTGAAGGCCTCGTCCGAGGCCCGGGCCGCCGCCCGCTTCCTGCTGTTCCAGCCTCCCCTGCCCCTCGCGGTACGGCCCTTCTACGGCGGGCTGGCCGCGAACGCCGTCGCGCTGCTCCCGCCCTGGGCCCGCAGCATGCTGCGGCTGCCCCGGGTACCGGTCGTCGAGAGTCTCGCCGTACGTCCCACCGGACAGGTCCTGACCCGGACCATCCGCTGGGCCATGACCCCACCTCGCCAGTCCCGTCCGACCTGAGCCCGACGTCGTGGTCAACCTCGCCACCTGCTCTGGCGCCGCGCCGCTTTCGCCGACCGGCACGGTGGCGACGTCGGCCTGTCGCTCTGGGTATACGCGCAGGCGTCAACGGGTGATCGGCGACGGCGGCCGCCACCGCCGTGCGGGGTCCGGGACCGCTGTGCCAACGGGCTCGTCCCCGCGCCGGACCGCCGACCGCCGCACGCCTGCCCCGTCTCTTCGCAGCGGCCGTGAACGCGCTGCCTGACCACCTGCGCTCGATCGCGGTGACGGTGGTCGGCTGGGCAGCTGCTGCCTCAGCGGCAGGTCAGGGCGAGGCTGTCGTGCGGCCGACGCTTACCGCCGGAGGACGACCCGAACCGGCCCGGGTGGTGCGGTCAGGGGTTCAGGGCCTGCTCGGTGGTGGGGTGGCACGGGATGAAGGTGTCGACGCCGACCAGTTGCAGGATCCGCAGGACGGACTCCTGCGGGGCGGCGATGCGCAGCCAGCCCTGCACGCCGCCTACCCGCCGCTGGGCGGCGACGAGGACGTTGATACCGCTGGAGTCCAAGAAGGTCACACCGCTGAGATCCACCACGATCCGCGGCGGCGGCACCTCACCCTCCTCGGGAAGCAGGGCTTCGCTGAGGATGTCCTTGACATCGTGGTCGATCTCGCCCCGCACCGTCACGACCCGGACGTCGTCGACCATGCGGTGTTCGACGGAGAGCCGGCCCGGCCGGTCCGCTTGCTCGATGGCGGTCACCGTCTCCTCAACTGCGTTTAGGCTGGCCCCGGGGCAGGGCATGCACGGATGATTCTGCCCCACTGCCCCGGCCGGACGCACCAGGGCGGCTGTGCCGGACGACACCGCCGTGGCATGGGTGACGGTATGGCGGGTACTGGCGTGCGCGTGTACGGGGAATGAGGGCGAGACACGTGGGGTCCGATGCTGACGGTGACGGCTGTACCGAGCCGGATGAGCACCTGATGCGGGCAGGTTATGCCCTGGGCGGAGACGACAGCTGTATCGCCGACGCCCGTCGCCACGCCATCGCCTTCCTCGACCAGGCCCGAACCGAGCGCCGTCTGCCCGTTTCCGCACGCGCGAGGGACCTCACGCAACTGGTCGTCAGCGAGCTGGTCACCAACGCCCGCAAGTACGCGCCCGGCCCTGTCCTGCTGGAACTGCGCATCACGACCGACATTGTCGAGATCGTCGTGTGGGACAGCGACCCCACCGTTCCCGCGGCCCGAGCCCCCGACCCGGACAGGATCGGCCAGCACGGCCTGGAGATCGTCAAGGCCGTCACCGAGGATCTGGCCGTCGAGCAGACGCCGGTCGGCAAACGCATCACGGCCCGCATCACCCTGTCCGACGCGCCCAGCAGCGACAGCGCGGCCCGCGGCTCGACGTAGGGCCCGGTTCGCGTGCTTGTCGCCGTGCAACGATCGGCGGCCACCGGACCGGCCACACCGGGTGCCGGCCTCTGAGGTTCGGACGTCCCCTCTCCCGGGCATCCAGTCGTTGCCTCTCTCATGGCCACCCTCCTGGTCAACGCCTCCCGCAGTGCCCGCGATCTTCAACCGCAACCCATTTCTGTCGCGCAACGTTGCCTGCTGGTAGTCCGGCACATGGTGCGGTGCCTCCGAATGCCATGGCGGTCAACCCTGGCGGTCACCGAGACCAGACAGACGGCCCCCGCAGCGGTGCGCCCCATCCAGACCCGTTGTCGGATCTCATGGAAATTCGAGCTGACTGATCGCTGAGTGCTGCCCGGCACCGTCGACAAGCGTTCCCCGCTCTCGCGTACAAAACCAGGGCAGACCTCACCGAACAGGCCTGCCCGACCCACCAGGTCCCCCAGGCTCTCGGCGGCCACAGCCGTTCGTGCGGGTGCGGCCGCGCGCAGTCCCGCAGGTTCCTCACAGAACCGGGACTGCGATGGAACCAGCCCTCGACTTCTGTCGCTACGGCGAGGGTGAGTGCGGCGGAGAAGGGTCAGCCGACTCCTCCACACTGCGTCGCCCGTGGACGGATCGCTCTGCGGCGCGCTCTGCGGCGTTCTGCGCCCTCACCGCCTGCCTGACGGGGGAACACTGTCAGGAGCGTGGGTCGGGTTGCGCCGACGCGTCGGTCCAGACGATCTCGAAATACCTGACGCGTTCATCTTGTCCGGCCGGCTGCATGCCGGCTGCCATCATGACGTGCTGGGACGCGACGTTGTCCTGGTCGGCGTCACCTTTCACGCGGGTGACGCCGTGTGCCCGCGCGAACATCAGCAGTCCGCGGAGGGCTTCGGAGGCGTATCCCTTGCCTCGCTCTGACGGGATGAGTCCGTAACCGATCGTGACAACGCCGTTCTCGTCCGCAGGTCCATGGAAGCCCAGGCCGCCGATCGACCGACCGTCGTCGCGTCGACGGATCTCATAGTTGCCGAAAGGCTGGGGATCACCCGTATGCGCGCAGGTGCCCAGGAAGCGCCCGGCAGCGGAGACGTCCCCATCGGTGGGGTATCCGGGCGCCCACCGGCCATCACCGACCGACTCGCCCGTCACCACTCGCTCAGCCTCGCTGACGGTCATCGGATGAAGCACGAGCCGCGCCGTTACGAGATCGCCCATGGCAGGGAGAAGTATCACGTGGGGCGACTGGACCGCACGTGGATTCCGGCCGGGCGGCACCCGCCTCCGGTCATTGACCGTAGGGCGGAAGGATCACGGCAGGCGTGGTGGGGATGGCCGTCCGAGGCCGAGTCGGTGGCGAAGTAGCAGCCGTAGGGCCGTCCGGCGGAGGGCGGACGAGCGGTTCCGGGCGTTCGCCCTGTGCCGGTCCTGCTGCTGCCACGCCACTGGAAGACCGGCCGGCCCGGGACCGGAGACCTAAGGCACCTTGAACTCGATCTGGGTGATGGCCGGTCCGTCGCCAGTGACCTGGCCTTCAGTGATGGACTCCGTCCAGGAGCCGTCCTTTTGGAGCTTCGCCAAAACCGTGGGGGACAGGCTGACCGTGATCTGGATACCGCCCCCGGAGGACGGGGATCGATCTATGCGGATGTCGTTGCTCATGCCGACGAAGTTACCTCCAACGAGTGTGCCGGCATGGGATGTTGGCGTTTTACCCGAGGTCGTGAGGTTACGGGCTGATCGGTCCCGTCAACGGGATGTCGGCCCTTCGTCACTGCCGAGTTCCAGCATCAGCCGATGCGTTCACGGCATGCGTTCACGGCATGCGGTCGTGGCGCCAGTGCCGGTGTTCTGCTCGTGGGCACGAGTTCCTCTCTCCTGCTGGTGCGGTCGCCGGGTGCCGCGATTCGTGCGGAACGCGACGGGAGCCGGAGCCGCAGCTCCACGGCGGCGCAGGGGTGCACCGGGGTATCGGCGGCAACGCGGGAGTGACGCCAGGTTGAGCCCATCAATTGTGGATCATTCGGACGGCGACTCCTTGTGGCAGCCAAGGCGCGCGATCCTCACCCGGCACGTCGGCCGACCAGCGGCTGGAACCGCCCGGTGGGTATCTGCTTCGGGACCTGTCCCGCGGGCCGTCCGGACCGTGTGGACACACCTCCCCCTCATCTGCTGCGGTTCCTGATCTACATCTACTGCGGTTCCTGGCTTTCGCCGTTCGGTCCAGGTCGGAACGTCGAGTGCGAAGCGGTGGCGGACGTCGTTGCGCCGGAGGCGGTCGAGGGCCTCGTTCGCCTGTGCCGAGGGAGCGCTTCGATGTCGGCGATGATGCCGTGAGTGGCGCAGAAGCCCAGCATGGGGGCGGGTCGCCGGCCTGCCGCCGCTGTCGGCGGAGCCGAGCTTCTCGCGTCCCACGAGCAGGTCGGTCGGTGGTCTCCACGGTGACGGGTCCGAGGTGACCGAGGTGACCGAGGTGACCGAGATGGCTGAACACTCCGTCCGTGTCGACCAGGCGCAGGTAGGGGCCGAGGTCGCACGGGGAGGAGATGGTGTCGATGACGACGTCGAACCGGTCGCCGACGTCAGTCATCTGTTCCGGGTCAGTGGAGACGATCAGGCTGTACTCCGGCATCCTCGGAGGCCCCCGGGCCTCTTCGGTGAACGCGGCCGACGCCCTCCGTCGGGCCGGGTGATCTCATCAGCTGGACTGCGGCGGAGCCTACGGCGGCGCGGCGGTGCCACCCCTGGCAGCGCCGTTCCGGACCGATGTCGGGCGCGCGTCGCTCTCGGCCTGAACGTCCTGACGGGGCCGCTGCCCGACACCCCCTCACGTGCGCCGAAATCTCGACGGCTCTCTCTTGAGGCGATTTCCCACCGCCTGATTCCCCGTGATGCGAAAGTCTTTCGTAACCGAGGAATTTCCCTGCTTGTCCCGGGTGTGAATTCCATGTCAGTGTCCCGGCCAACAGGCAAGCCGACCGAGCTGGTTCGTCCGAAACACTTTCGTGATGATTCCCGTG
Proteins encoded:
- a CDS encoding ABC transporter ATP-binding protein, giving the protein MSHTRDRYAKPEGLPSDTPAIRVANLTVATPDGRHLLGDASLTVHPGRLVALTGPSGAGKTTLLRALTGLLPPGTTRTGGQVNVLGHDVFALTDRELRTLRGIRLAYVGQDPGSGLNPRMRVRSLVRELAADRSPETVAALLAEVRLPDDGLLAARRPGALSGGQQRRVALARALARRPDVLLLDEPTAGLHPELRDEIGELLRHLAREHHLAVAFSCHDPAVVERFADDIVELGTRPPPPNPAPAIPAAAPSAPERRPALEVRNLHVAFRGTPALTGVDLTVAPGSAVGIVGVSGSGKTTLVRTAVGLQRSTSGTIHLSGALLSTGLRGRTREQRRGLQLVTQNPLGALNPSRTVGAAVGRPLRLHRRRASREVGERVADLLEQVGLPPAFAARYPHELSGGQRQRVAIARALAAEPEVLMCDEITSALDPDTGHAIMDLLAELRERHGTTLILISHDLHLIADRTDTVVVLEAGRVVESGRTTDVFTAAQHAATQSLLGTSASAP
- a CDS encoding ABC transporter permease, yielding MAGQLTPDTTAPAASRETPGRRSARSPVLLLGRVGMAVLKRAVLLAVLLALVFGTVELLPGDAATATSERGESAADLAARRELLGLDRPVLERFRDWMTGLPTGDLGTSARGEKVTDLLSSAFPNTLLLGGIALLLTTLLSLALGCWAALRPGGRLDRAVSGTATAVLALPEFVVAVALVLVLSLWTGWLPAVTLTGADGTPASWDMLVLPALALTIPQAGWNIRIVRAALADEARAPHVETAVLDGLPPRRVLTHHVLPGALPAIAAGLATSTGMLLGGAVVVETIFNYPGIGSVLASAVSDRDSPVIAGVTALSGAVITAVLLLADLVRDLATGVRR
- a CDS encoding oxygenase MpaB family protein is translated as MLTVVREQLGEALFRRVAGPDGPATRTRIHDTPGPRWFGPDRPIRTVHGDASMFIGGLSALLLQSLHPLAMAAVAGHSGYRGDPWGRLQRTSTFLAVTTYGTAADAQRAVDHVRGIHERIRGTTAEGVPYHAADPHLLGWVHAAETDSFLRAHERFGARPLDDAGYDAYVADTACVAAALGVSDPPGDRRELSARLTAYRHELKASSEARAAARFLLFQPPLPLAVRPFYGGLAANAVALLPPWARSMLRLPRVPVVESLAVRPTGQVLTRTIRWAMTPPRQSRPT
- a CDS encoding ABC transporter permease, with amino-acid sequence MTVKAALRITPALLLIGLALLGPWIAPHAVDAPVTAPYATPDSAAVLGGDQLGRDVLSRLLAGGRDLVLSSLLVAVLVTGTAAVLGAIGAVRPLVGRLVERAADVLMLLPAVLGILLVTLSWPDGGRFAVIAAAVVLGVPYAVRLAASAATPIAEAGYVEAAAAGGERLWYLVVREILPNLRATLLALFGLRFVAAVYLVATAGFLQVGPQPPAADWALMIRENSSGLLLNPWSVVAPSIAIGLLALSVNLAAATLAPQTGRKAVTVL
- a CDS encoding 2-phosphosulfolactate phosphatase; this translates as MDHHFVGIPELTGVPRVAVVIDVMRAFTVAAWAFSRGVERIVLASTESEALALKESRSGWLALKDGAPAPGFDAVNSPGLLRSRDFAGRTLVQKTTAGTVGALAVANAPLVLCASFVVAGPTARFLRTKDSGPVTFVVTGEGGKADEDLACAEYIGRCMAGGDVEAAPYLRRARNSRAAADLAGGLRSGYHPDDVELCLEVDRFPFAMMARQEEALTVLRPVTVPDLPSSLR
- a CDS encoding GNAT family N-acetyltransferase, translated to MGDLVTARLVLHPMTVSEAERVVTGESVGDGRWAPGYPTDGDVSAAGRFLGTCAHTGDPQPFGNYEIRRRDDGRSIGGLGFHGPADENGVVTIGYGLIPSERGKGYASEALRGLLMFARAHGVTRVKGDADQDNVASQHVMMAAGMQPAGQDERVRYFEIVWTDASAQPDPRS
- a CDS encoding ATP-binding protein, with translation MGSDADGDGCTEPDEHLMRAGYALGGDDSCIADARRHAIAFLDQARTERRLPVSARARDLTQLVVSELVTNARKYAPGPVLLELRITTDIVEIVVWDSDPTVPAARAPDPDRIGQHGLEIVKAVTEDLAVEQTPVGKRITARITLSDAPSSDSAARGST
- a CDS encoding STAS domain-containing protein is translated as MTAIEQADRPGRLSVEHRMVDDVRVVTVRGEIDHDVKDILSEALLPEEGEVPPPRIVVDLSGVTFLDSSGINVLVAAQRRVGGVQGWLRIAAPQESVLRILQLVGVDTFIPCHPTTEQALNP